A portion of the Leptospira kanakyensis genome contains these proteins:
- a CDS encoding helix-turn-helix domain-containing protein, whose product MSGEKLGKMNTPGQRLRWYIKEVLHATQADISEATGRSQGAVSNYINDSREMDLEFLSKLRHKFQLNPTWIITGDGIPRLPEPKEIQNSIQTLEKLRLQHFQTEADPALKEVIEGALELAKSDRTSLEIVRNLVKKFLERK is encoded by the coding sequence TTGAGTGGAGAAAAATTAGGGAAAATGAATACGCCTGGACAACGATTGCGTTGGTATATTAAGGAAGTTTTACATGCAACCCAGGCAGATATTTCCGAAGCTACGGGACGTTCACAGGGGGCAGTGAGTAATTATATCAACGACTCCCGCGAAATGGATTTGGAATTTCTTTCAAAATTGAGGCATAAATTCCAGCTGAACCCCACCTGGATAATCACTGGTGATGGGATTCCGAGATTACCGGAACCAAAGGAAATTCAAAATTCAATTCAAACATTAGAAAAGCTTCGTTTGCAGCATTTTCAGACAGAAGCAGATCCAGCACTAAAGGAAGTGATTGAGGGTGCTCTAGAACTAGCAAAATCTGATCGCACAAGCCTGGAAATAGTAAGAAACCTTGTGAAAAAGTTCCTAGAAAGAAAGTAG
- a CDS encoding phage morphogenesis protein: MMSVTDSFGPMLLRAAKKGSKVLEKTQAKNAAILQANIIKGIRSQKYRTNWPELSEATKERKKKLRLSPLILIAHGEYSASYETRKHDSTTYEVGTNAPQARRLEFGFETGGTKERAHVRPAMKDSIEPIRENYGEAISEIFK; encoded by the coding sequence ATGATGTCCGTTACAGATTCATTTGGCCCTATGCTATTGAGAGCCGCTAAAAAAGGTTCGAAGGTTTTAGAAAAGACCCAAGCTAAGAATGCGGCGATTCTTCAAGCCAACATAATCAAAGGAATTCGATCACAAAAATATAGAACTAACTGGCCAGAGCTAAGTGAAGCGACAAAGGAACGAAAAAAGAAACTACGTCTTTCCCCATTGATTCTAATCGCTCATGGTGAATATTCAGCAAGTTATGAAACTCGTAAACATGACAGTACCACCTATGAAGTAGGAACCAACGCACCTCAAGCTCGCAGGTTGGAATTTGGTTTTGAAACAGGAGGAACGAAAGAGCGAGCTCATGTTCGCCCTGCTATGAAAGATTCTATCGAACCTATTCGTGAGAACTATGGAGAGGCAATCTCGGAGATCTTCAAATGA
- a CDS encoding LIC10173 family protein, giving the protein MKVHHITYIKAMIASCVTVPENLESELDQTPTPIIPEDKVFEYVPKLDELQESIPCAIIKFNGSTNRNWKNRKHRLATIHRDEGKFFKNAVRNVEQEIKYTIDFWFSDPALDVISSVTDRGILDQCLLYVSSHRNAKTAEGIPFEIRSGMTNVVDDPESPNGYYKLPFEIIFRDGLYTIEEEETLAGVTLEIQEPVRIERK; this is encoded by the coding sequence ATGAAAGTACATCATATCACTTATATCAAAGCAATGATTGCCAGCTGTGTTACAGTGCCCGAAAACCTGGAGTCAGAACTTGATCAAACACCGACCCCTATCATTCCAGAAGATAAAGTTTTTGAATATGTTCCCAAACTTGATGAGCTGCAGGAATCAATACCATGTGCCATCATAAAATTCAACGGGTCGACAAATCGAAATTGGAAAAATCGAAAACACCGATTAGCAACGATTCATCGAGATGAAGGAAAGTTTTTTAAAAACGCAGTTCGCAATGTAGAACAAGAGATCAAATACACTATAGACTTCTGGTTCAGTGATCCAGCTTTGGATGTAATTAGTTCTGTAACTGATCGAGGGATACTCGATCAGTGTTTGCTGTATGTTTCGAGTCATCGCAATGCAAAGACTGCAGAAGGTATTCCTTTTGAAATTAGATCAGGAATGACCAATGTAGTCGATGATCCAGAATCGCCAAACGGCTATTACAAACTTCCCTTTGAAATTATTTTTAGGGATGGTCTTTATACAATTGAAGAAGAAGAGACATTAGCAGGAGTCACTCTAGAGATTCAAGAACCTGTTCGGATTGAGAGGAAATAA
- a CDS encoding DUF2586 family protein, with the protein MGISSVNTTHQSGGLNNSEGFEDQIHAKIGEAEMGEPNKFKLIFSTQEAKDYFGQGPLVDSLQQHFEEFDEAAGEVPVPVLAGRPASDTVGTVEPPIPSEINTGTATAPTTSGTPTGSRKVVLRITKAGALGAAEVRKSEDGGVNFSPPVVLPISGVIALAVGVSATFTNATTPADTFKVGDTWTFIIKAPSASMVSVLECFRALKQLDQADQPFYFVHVLKGVTRAVAVSIGQLLTEMRNEKLFRLFAVVEIEGKQTELAAETIPAYFQRMQDEWDSFKSENVCVVGAEGRYISGGIESAGGWNAAKEISEANEVYRNAATYLCARIAASRVNESAAWVKKNKSRTFIGIRYWNGAYNTYLKPLDKIGLTMLVMYPDERGVFIASDNLMAPSDSDFQFIPEMRRKNKIERIIYKTSLPFLKMDTETNSGSGGLDAVKAYCDKAVSEAMEIAGKSEISGHEIVLGKIKKVGNQKVLPATIKMFIKDRIDAIQWTTQFGEAA; encoded by the coding sequence ATGGGAATCAGTTCAGTAAATACAACACACCAAAGCGGTGGTCTTAACAATTCAGAAGGATTCGAAGATCAGATCCATGCAAAAATTGGTGAAGCAGAAATGGGAGAACCGAACAAGTTCAAACTTATTTTCTCAACTCAAGAAGCAAAAGATTATTTTGGACAAGGGCCACTCGTAGATTCTCTCCAACAGCACTTCGAAGAATTCGATGAGGCGGCTGGAGAAGTTCCTGTACCTGTCCTTGCTGGAAGACCTGCCAGTGATACCGTGGGAACCGTTGAACCTCCCATCCCTTCTGAAATCAATACAGGGACGGCCACAGCACCGACAACCAGTGGAACTCCAACTGGTTCTCGGAAAGTTGTTTTACGGATCACAAAGGCGGGAGCTCTCGGAGCAGCTGAAGTTCGTAAGTCTGAAGACGGAGGAGTTAACTTTTCTCCTCCTGTCGTTTTACCTATCAGCGGAGTGATTGCGCTTGCTGTTGGAGTTTCGGCTACATTTACGAATGCCACAACACCTGCAGATACTTTCAAAGTTGGAGATACTTGGACATTTATCATCAAAGCACCTTCTGCATCGATGGTAAGTGTTTTAGAATGTTTTCGAGCATTGAAACAATTAGATCAGGCTGACCAACCTTTCTATTTTGTTCACGTTTTAAAGGGAGTTACACGAGCTGTTGCAGTTTCTATAGGACAGTTACTTACTGAAATGCGTAACGAAAAATTATTCCGATTGTTTGCAGTCGTTGAGATTGAAGGAAAACAAACGGAACTAGCAGCTGAAACAATTCCGGCATACTTCCAACGAATGCAAGATGAATGGGATTCTTTCAAAAGTGAAAACGTTTGTGTGGTTGGTGCTGAAGGCCGTTACATTTCAGGGGGAATTGAATCTGCTGGTGGCTGGAATGCAGCTAAAGAAATTTCAGAGGCTAACGAGGTCTATCGAAATGCAGCTACCTACCTTTGTGCTCGGATCGCAGCAAGTCGTGTCAATGAAAGTGCGGCTTGGGTGAAGAAGAACAAATCACGGACTTTTATTGGAATTCGTTATTGGAACGGAGCATACAACACTTATTTAAAACCATTAGATAAAATTGGTTTAACGATGCTTGTAATGTATCCAGATGAGAGAGGTGTTTTTATCGCGAGTGATAATCTTATGGCTCCGTCAGACTCGGACTTTCAGTTCATTCCCGAAATGAGACGTAAGAATAAAATCGAACGTATCATTTACAAAACTTCTCTTCCATTTCTAAAAATGGACACTGAGACAAACTCCGGTTCTGGCGGATTGGATGCAGTAAAAGCCTACTGTGATAAAGCCGTTTCCGAAGCGATGGAAATCGCAGGAAAATCAGAGATTTCTGGACACGAAATTGTTTTAGGAAAGATCAAGAAAGTTGGGAACCAAAAGGTTTTACCAGCAACAATCAAAATGTTCATCAAGGATCGAATCGATGCGATTCAATGGACGACCCAATTCGGGGAAGCGGCATAA
- a CDS encoding LIC_10177 family protein codes for METSAEHTVSLSDFKAAMDLFPKEYIPVTEHFLEEYKEPISTVKRFLEPMGGLHLLEADEKSILVRIPSKEILEKIQKRSDKLTGIEADLQFISDCSVYPNSNVFQSWINLGSAGLASSFAKKLLQLAKVNQEVTAKKL; via the coding sequence ATGGAAACAAGTGCAGAACATACAGTTTCGCTTTCAGATTTTAAAGCTGCGATGGATTTATTTCCGAAGGAATACATCCCTGTAACAGAACATTTCCTTGAGGAGTATAAGGAACCGATTTCCACAGTGAAACGTTTCCTTGAGCCAATGGGTGGTCTTCATCTCCTGGAAGCAGACGAAAAATCAATCCTAGTAAGAATTCCTTCAAAAGAAATTTTGGAGAAAATCCAAAAGCGATCAGACAAACTAACAGGAATAGAAGCTGATCTGCAGTTCATTTCGGACTGTTCGGTTTATCCAAATTCTAATGTTTTCCAAAGTTGGATTAACTTAGGAAGTGCAGGACTTGCAAGTTCATTTGCAAAGAAGCTACTGCAATTAGCAAAGGTTAACCAAGAGGTGACCGCAAAAAAGCTCTAA
- a CDS encoding phage tail tape measure protein produces the protein METFELGVVLSLKDGMSSGVQKLKDHWDELRNSLKLTEDQVTSIDRSFATSQKWGKIMAWGAAATLGFSTNMVSARMETSKLEKELQTLGFSIEEVQSLSAAGSHLSVETGIDKTEILSGMYDLKSAVEGLESDSLPKFAESVKKTAIATKGSFADLSKLFGMTYNQYKTMYSGMSDADFGRMVGNTITEASRLYRTDGAAMNQAMNSLGSAAASLNVTFTEQSAVLGRLQNVMNPGEAGTAYRAFLSKIGPGMKSIGLSATDATGKLKSMPMVLQEINNKFGDIDATNDLPTLIKAFGEEGVKTILNLMPHVGKLQQDIDYLGGTVDKMDFSAFETASETVTANTGAQWHRVTSSIKALGDTFASVTDGPVSGFLEMIADGTGHLIEFVNESEKFRFIAGWLLVAIPPFFALLGAVISYVSFMKAYTAVKAAAAIANTRYTGTILLETGAVFYNAGAWVMNKVALLGQIAAVRAAAIARTTNIALLGVERTSITVTGMVYAVLSGKTSLATAAQWAFNAALSANPVGAVILALVALIAVVVLVISYWDEISSEVSSAWQEHKQLISVLLALSGPIGWTIAALGHIVENWEAITGAVQKAYVWTKKFFADQTGKREIDLEYGIGQADSKIKALEKQRQNMLKAGMSGSQTYKGLEESISALKSKRANDEAELGQISAFKSQIQTLGETKELLENQKKGLKSGSLAFQEYSTKIGEVQSKIDELNKSGYLGMAKQPSAAIPVAATSSISSDNVLKAAGLNQATKLLHQNGGMKMDFNPAEYSKALETPSINVSNPLNNSKPINGNSFKITIENIVGKAIFNSGKDGFREAGQLAGQSLEQELSRLAAFYR, from the coding sequence ATGGAAACATTCGAATTAGGGGTCGTTCTCAGTCTTAAGGATGGGATGTCCAGTGGGGTTCAAAAGCTAAAAGACCACTGGGATGAACTTCGCAATTCCCTTAAACTAACAGAAGACCAAGTTACATCTATAGATCGCAGTTTCGCAACCTCCCAAAAATGGGGAAAAATCATGGCTTGGGGTGCAGCTGCGACTCTGGGCTTTTCCACAAATATGGTGTCGGCTAGGATGGAAACATCCAAACTAGAAAAAGAACTCCAGACACTTGGTTTTTCCATAGAAGAAGTACAGTCTCTTTCTGCAGCTGGTTCTCACCTATCTGTTGAAACTGGAATCGATAAAACAGAAATTCTCTCAGGGATGTATGATTTAAAATCTGCAGTCGAAGGATTAGAATCAGACTCACTCCCCAAATTTGCTGAATCAGTAAAAAAAACAGCAATTGCAACCAAGGGATCCTTCGCAGACTTATCAAAGTTATTTGGTATGACATACAACCAATACAAGACTATGTATTCAGGTATGTCCGACGCTGATTTTGGAAGAATGGTTGGAAATACAATCACCGAAGCATCACGTTTGTATAGAACAGATGGAGCTGCGATGAATCAGGCAATGAATAGTCTAGGTTCAGCAGCAGCTTCGCTAAACGTTACATTCACGGAACAATCTGCGGTTTTAGGAAGATTGCAAAACGTTATGAATCCAGGAGAAGCCGGAACAGCCTACCGAGCTTTCCTTTCTAAAATTGGTCCCGGTATGAAATCCATTGGATTAAGTGCGACTGATGCGACCGGTAAACTCAAATCAATGCCAATGGTCTTACAAGAGATCAACAATAAGTTTGGTGACATCGATGCCACTAATGATCTTCCTACTTTGATCAAAGCATTCGGAGAAGAAGGTGTAAAAACAATTCTGAACTTAATGCCTCATGTTGGAAAACTTCAGCAAGATATTGATTATCTTGGTGGTACCGTAGATAAGATGGATTTTTCTGCATTTGAAACGGCTTCGGAAACAGTAACGGCTAATACGGGAGCGCAATGGCATAGAGTGACAAGCTCTATAAAAGCGTTAGGTGATACATTCGCAAGCGTAACGGATGGTCCCGTTTCAGGTTTTCTAGAGATGATTGCCGATGGAACTGGCCACTTGATAGAGTTCGTGAATGAAAGCGAAAAGTTTCGGTTTATTGCTGGCTGGCTTCTTGTCGCAATACCTCCATTTTTTGCACTCTTGGGAGCTGTGATTTCTTACGTCTCCTTTATGAAAGCGTATACTGCGGTCAAAGCAGCCGCTGCCATTGCAAATACTAGATACACTGGAACTATCTTATTAGAAACAGGAGCCGTTTTTTATAACGCTGGAGCGTGGGTAATGAATAAGGTTGCCTTACTTGGTCAAATCGCAGCTGTCCGAGCTGCAGCCATTGCTCGAACTACTAACATCGCGTTACTCGGTGTTGAACGAACTAGTATCACTGTAACAGGTATGGTTTATGCGGTGTTGTCCGGGAAGACTTCTCTTGCGACGGCTGCACAATGGGCTTTCAATGCGGCTTTATCGGCAAATCCAGTTGGAGCCGTTATACTTGCATTAGTTGCATTGATCGCTGTGGTCGTATTGGTCATCAGCTACTGGGATGAAATTTCTTCAGAGGTAAGTTCCGCATGGCAAGAGCATAAACAACTAATTAGTGTTTTGCTGGCTCTCAGTGGGCCAATCGGATGGACTATTGCCGCATTAGGTCATATTGTAGAAAATTGGGAAGCCATCACTGGCGCAGTTCAAAAAGCGTATGTTTGGACGAAGAAATTTTTTGCAGATCAAACGGGGAAAAGAGAAATTGATTTAGAATATGGTATTGGTCAGGCTGATTCTAAAATTAAAGCATTAGAAAAACAACGTCAAAACATGCTGAAAGCAGGAATGAGCGGATCTCAAACTTACAAAGGGCTTGAGGAATCAATTTCTGCTTTAAAAAGCAAACGAGCAAATGATGAAGCGGAGCTTGGCCAGATTTCTGCATTTAAATCTCAAATCCAAACGCTTGGCGAAACCAAGGAACTTTTGGAAAATCAAAAGAAAGGATTAAAATCTGGCTCTTTGGCGTTTCAAGAATACTCAACTAAAATCGGAGAAGTTCAATCGAAGATTGATGAATTAAATAAATCTGGTTACCTGGGAATGGCAAAACAACCAAGCGCAGCTATACCAGTGGCGGCCACTTCTTCTATCTCTTCAGATAATGTTTTAAAAGCTGCTGGTTTGAATCAGGCAACAAAACTACTCCACCAAAATGGTGGTATGAAAATGGATTTCAATCCTGCAGAATACTCGAAAGCCTTGGAAACTCCGAGTATTAATGTTTCCAATCCACTTAATAACAGTAAGCCGATCAACGGAAACAGTTTCAAAATCACAATCGAAAATATTGTCGGGAAAGCAATATTCAATTCAGGCAAGGACGGTTTCCGAGAGGCAGGTCAACTTGCAGGTCAAAGTCTCGAACAAGAACTAAGCCGCCTCGCGGCATTTTATAGATAG
- a CDS encoding DUF6046 domain-containing protein, producing MLLDPVPGGPFLGFTAGDLDPLIIGTYTCPRGTKVTGYRPKNHSATQVQGAIGTVKEVVGYDDWHLTIEFEYVSPVGLQAMALKELKEILAVWDQLDSVTVIHPKLNALNIKFILLTKIDLPDEDRAHELPVRLEALSDDPFFDLENPL from the coding sequence ATGCTTTTAGATCCAGTACCTGGTGGTCCATTTTTAGGTTTTACTGCTGGCGATTTAGATCCATTAATAATCGGAACTTATACTTGCCCTCGCGGTACTAAGGTAACAGGTTATAGGCCAAAAAATCATTCTGCAACTCAAGTTCAAGGTGCGATTGGTACGGTCAAAGAAGTTGTCGGTTATGACGATTGGCATCTAACTATCGAGTTTGAATATGTTTCCCCGGTTGGTTTACAGGCTATGGCTCTCAAAGAACTGAAGGAAATTTTAGCCGTATGGGATCAACTTGATTCGGTTACGGTTATCCATCCCAAACTAAATGCATTGAATATTAAATTCATCCTGCTCACCAAAATCGATCTCCCTGATGAAGACCGAGCGCACGAATTGCCAGTGAGACTCGAAGCCCTTAGTGATGACCCATTTTTCGATTTGGAGAATCCTCTATGA
- a CDS encoding LysM peptidoglycan-binding domain-containing protein encodes MISGKSNERIHVVTFGETLQRIAAYYWGDWTLWPVLRDDNAFYNSKLGFKWCDDLKEGMKLFVRRELPVSNQVHTVTDIDTYTSLSDQYYKTEHFAYLIRNINNSQILKYSLGGEIVIPALVDKRVFQAAQMRLN; translated from the coding sequence ATGATTTCTGGTAAAAGTAATGAACGAATTCATGTTGTGACCTTTGGCGAAACATTACAGAGAATCGCAGCTTACTACTGGGGAGATTGGACTCTTTGGCCAGTCCTCCGCGATGACAATGCTTTCTACAATTCCAAGTTAGGATTCAAATGGTGCGACGATCTTAAGGAAGGAATGAAACTTTTCGTCAGACGGGAATTGCCAGTTTCTAACCAAGTGCATACGGTAACGGACATCGACACTTATACAAGTTTGTCTGATCAATACTACAAAACCGAACACTTTGCATACTTAATTCGAAATATAAACAATTCTCAAATTCTTAAATATTCACTAGGAGGTGAGATAGTTATTCCAGCTCTCGTGGATAAACGTGTTTTCCAGGCTGCACAAATGAGGTTAAACTAA
- a CDS encoding late control protein produces MAFIMKQRLEVGLITLHKILEAELTEGRKEPCAELRIKLPKGKGYNSQLIKKGQEVKWYAWYDGKLPTKGEILEFEGEVVDVSPKQPLEIVCRDGMFAMQQKKLSKNFYNVSIENYLQQIAPAGVAIKVDPGIAGLKVTMDTNGRSGAWAAMQLRKRGIDVFFRGGILYAQDPTKVISPSIPKRFRLTHNIIKDEVSTREGKDITIVVRSYQPETGRTLEGRFGKGDSHFVDVDRLSQKEALELAKSIYKEIAGKGLVGKFEAFGAPSVKHSEIIRFEDPDDSKRTKNVFVEKVVKTWLARDSKYRQNIHLSVVDFKGAE; encoded by the coding sequence ATGGCCTTCATTATGAAACAACGATTGGAAGTCGGTCTCATCACACTTCATAAAATCTTGGAAGCGGAACTTACCGAAGGAAGAAAAGAGCCTTGTGCTGAACTTCGTATCAAACTCCCAAAAGGCAAAGGCTACAATTCACAGCTGATCAAAAAAGGCCAGGAAGTGAAATGGTATGCTTGGTATGATGGTAAACTGCCTACGAAAGGAGAAATACTTGAATTCGAAGGTGAAGTAGTTGATGTTTCTCCGAAACAACCGTTGGAAATTGTCTGCAGAGATGGAATGTTTGCGATGCAACAGAAGAAGTTGAGTAAAAATTTCTATAACGTAAGTATAGAAAACTACCTTCAACAGATAGCACCAGCGGGTGTAGCGATCAAAGTGGATCCTGGAATTGCAGGATTAAAAGTTACGATGGATACTAATGGACGGAGCGGAGCATGGGCTGCAATGCAACTCCGCAAACGCGGAATTGATGTTTTCTTTCGAGGAGGAATTCTTTATGCTCAGGATCCAACGAAGGTTATAAGTCCAAGTATACCAAAACGATTTCGGTTAACACATAATATCATCAAAGATGAAGTTTCTACTCGCGAAGGAAAAGACATTACCATTGTTGTTCGAAGCTACCAACCGGAAACAGGAAGAACGTTGGAAGGTAGGTTTGGAAAAGGTGATTCTCATTTTGTTGATGTTGATCGTCTTTCACAAAAGGAAGCCCTTGAGCTCGCTAAATCAATTTATAAAGAAATCGCTGGGAAGGGATTGGTTGGAAAGTTTGAAGCCTTCGGAGCTCCTTCGGTAAAACATTCTGAAATTATTCGTTTCGAAGATCCAGATGATTCCAAACGTACGAAAAATGTTTTTGTAGAAAAGGTAGTAAAGACCTGGCTCGCTAGAGATTCAAAATACCGTCAAAATATTCATCTTTCCGTTGTTGATTTTAAAGGTGCAGAATGA
- a CDS encoding LIC10183 family protein — MDFATDSVTKDLAFEEKTKELKILDHDRDIISSMLIEAFDMPIADDLDFPEIYSRQRSFLKSDDLVSSQERMSDIQRVLGYFPTIDSRTIEVTNKDKQKPIGIYFRTKTNAEVALSL, encoded by the coding sequence GTGGACTTTGCAACAGACTCAGTAACGAAGGATCTCGCGTTTGAAGAGAAAACGAAGGAATTAAAAATTCTGGATCATGATCGAGACATCATATCTTCTATGTTAATTGAGGCATTTGACATGCCGATTGCAGACGATCTCGACTTTCCTGAAATCTATAGTCGGCAACGATCTTTCCTTAAAAGTGATGATTTAGTTTCTTCCCAAGAACGTATGTCTGATATCCAACGAGTGCTTGGATATTTCCCAACAATCGATTCGCGCACTATTGAAGTCACAAACAAAGACAAACAAAAACCTATCGGAATTTATTTCCGTACAAAAACAAATGCAGAGGTTGCTCTGTCGTTATGA
- a CDS encoding baseplate J/gp47 family protein — translation MIIHTTKENVQREVIRFVENDENQLFKGHDLKSPLSKTGTILRAIGNAIFLFIDKNLIAFQNALHPSTMEEEDVHLSLADLGDEWKEATTAKHRIRIGSSVQPVYKVPIPAGYVVATTDRKMRFQTLQEGLLPALVPADSNGKYTIELICECITSGLEGNVTPNSITEHVDYIPEIDVVYNPDTIPYSGGRDRERLPTARERLRQIQIGSTSQKWTVDWYILEALKFTFVEKVVFKSSKALGIPGVIKLLLMGPDGSTLSSAQLTQISEHFNSEAMNPGGAAHVVSENADGIPINKSFMLYFATAESIPTNAAIQAIVDTFFAQLKDEQSFIVNAFKSLLLQFPDAVFCDVDNDIDIIVGSGQIAFKGPNFDVILGVY, via the coding sequence ATGATAATTCATACTACAAAAGAAAATGTTCAAAGAGAGGTCATTAGGTTCGTTGAAAATGATGAAAATCAACTTTTCAAGGGTCACGATTTAAAATCTCCGTTATCGAAAACTGGTACAATCTTACGGGCCATAGGAAATGCAATTTTCCTTTTCATAGACAAGAACTTAATCGCCTTCCAAAATGCTCTACATCCTTCTACTATGGAAGAGGAAGATGTTCATTTATCACTAGCAGATTTAGGTGATGAATGGAAAGAAGCTACAACCGCCAAACATAGAATTCGTATCGGCTCATCAGTGCAGCCGGTTTATAAAGTCCCGATTCCTGCAGGTTACGTTGTCGCAACAACCGACAGGAAAATGCGTTTCCAAACATTGCAGGAAGGTTTATTGCCAGCGTTGGTTCCTGCTGATTCAAACGGAAAATACACCATTGAATTGATCTGTGAATGTATTACATCTGGACTTGAAGGTAACGTAACACCTAATTCAATTACAGAACATGTCGATTATATTCCCGAAATCGACGTTGTATATAATCCAGATACAATTCCTTATTCCGGTGGTCGCGATAGAGAACGGCTGCCAACGGCTCGAGAACGATTAAGACAAATTCAAATTGGTTCAACTTCACAAAAATGGACTGTTGATTGGTATATCCTAGAAGCTCTCAAATTTACTTTTGTTGAAAAAGTTGTTTTTAAATCTAGTAAAGCGCTGGGAATTCCAGGCGTTATCAAATTATTGCTGATGGGGCCTGATGGTTCCACACTTTCTTCGGCCCAACTTACCCAAATTTCGGAACACTTTAATAGTGAAGCAATGAATCCAGGAGGAGCAGCTCACGTAGTTTCTGAAAATGCCGATGGAATTCCAATCAACAAATCGTTTATGTTATATTTCGCCACTGCGGAATCAATTCCGACTAATGCAGCTATACAAGCAATCGTAGACACTTTCTTTGCTCAACTAAAGGATGAGCAATCATTTATAGTTAATGCATTCAAATCGCTTCTTTTACAATTTCCTGACGCTGTATTCTGTGACGTAGATAATGATATTGATATTATTGTTGGTTCAGGTCAAATCGCGTTCAAAGGCCCTAACTTTGACGTTATTTTGGGTGTCTACTAA